One Chaetodon auriga isolate fChaAug3 chromosome 14, fChaAug3.hap1, whole genome shotgun sequence genomic window carries:
- the vcpkmt gene encoding protein N-lysine methyltransferase METTL21D — MAAEADDSHYFVREIEKNDGCTLKMKQCYMGDVGCVVWDAAIVLAKYLETKQFYDPSSGVNVWADSRVVELGAGTGVVGLMAATLGAQVTVTDLEDLQTLLRVNIQDNQALITSGSITVKVLKWGEDVSEFMPPPHYVLMADCIYYEQSVVPLVESLKLLSGPETCIICCYEQRTEGVNPKVESQFFELLQQNFSCEDIPSDKQDPEFSSPDIRILHIRRKV, encoded by the exons ATGGCGGCCGAAGCGGATGATAGCCACTATTTCGTGAGAGAAATTGAGAAAAACGACGGCTGTACCTTAAAAATGAAGCAGTGCTACATGGGAGACGTTGGCTGTGTTGTCTGGGATGCAGCCATCGTTCTAGCAAAATATTTAGAGACGAAACAGTTTTATGATCCGTCCTCGGGAGTGAACGTGTGGGCTGACAGCAGGGTGGTGGAGTTAGGAGCTGGGACAGGAGTTGTTGGTCTGATGGCAGCAACACTGGG AGCTCAAGTGACTGTGACTGACCTGGAGGACTTGCAGACCCTCCTGAGGGTGAACATCCAGGACAACCAGGCACTTATCACTAGCGGATCAATTACTGTCAAGGTACTGAAATG GGGTGAAGATGTGTCTGAGTTCATGCCTCCCCCACATTATGTCCTAATGGCAGATTGCATCTATTATGAGCAG TCTGTTGTTCCATTGGTGGAGAGCTTGAAGCTGCTCTCTGGACCAGAGACCTGCATTATTTGCTGCTATGAGCAACGCACCGAGGGCGTCAACCCAAAAGTAGAAAGCCAGTTTTTTGAG TTGCTGCAACAGAACTTCAGCTGTGAGGACATCCCTTCAGACAAGCAAGACCCAGAGTTTAGTAGTCCAGACATCCGCATCTTGCACATCCGAAGAAAAGTCTGA